In Arthrobacter sp. StoSoilB5, one genomic interval encodes:
- a CDS encoding nuclease PIN — MKLRLFPQEPAGLVLLAQMAGVIVAATGTLSEILGAQASEHGRLTEELHEHESKSLDLHFALLTHMRTSFVNPLPREDMYTLSRHLNEAMEKLDAAGELVALYKLERLPKRAADQLEIISRQAELTVDAMRKLEDLDELEDYWIEILRLAKRAERTHRTWVAEMLKDMKSAQYARHRDIANQLVEVTKDMRKIATQVGSIIVKES, encoded by the coding sequence ATGAAGCTGCGCCTTTTCCCCCAGGAACCTGCCGGGCTCGTACTGCTCGCGCAGATGGCCGGCGTCATTGTTGCCGCCACCGGAACACTCTCAGAGATCCTCGGTGCCCAGGCCAGCGAGCACGGACGCCTGACAGAGGAACTTCACGAGCACGAGTCGAAATCCCTGGACCTGCACTTTGCGCTCCTGACGCATATGCGCACCAGCTTTGTGAACCCGCTCCCCCGCGAGGACATGTACACGCTGTCCCGCCACCTCAACGAGGCCATGGAGAAGCTCGACGCCGCGGGCGAACTGGTCGCCCTCTACAAGCTGGAGCGGCTGCCAAAACGCGCTGCCGACCAACTGGAAATCATCAGCCGCCAAGCCGAGCTGACAGTGGACGCCATGCGGAAGCTCGAGGACCTGGACGAACTTGAGGACTACTGGATCGAGATCCTCAGGCTGGCGAAGCGTGCCGAGCGAACCCACCGGACCTGGGTGGCCGAGATGCTGAAGGATATGAAATCCGCGCAGTACGCGCGGCATCGAGACATCGCCAACCAGTTGGTGGAAGTCACCAAGGACATGCGGAAGATAGCCACGCAGGTAGGCAGCATCATCGTCAAGGAATCATGA
- the pstC gene encoding phosphate ABC transporter permease subunit PstC, translated as MTTNSLTTSQGAGRAGDKVFSGAALAAGCLILAVLFGVALFLVVQAIPALVAPPEDIQGGHGFFAYIAPIVVGTLIAALIALVIATPVAIGVALFISHYAPRRLASGLGYVVDLLAAIPSVVYGAWGAAFLAKEISPAYDWLANNLGWIPIFQGPASATGKTILTAGIVLSVMVLPIITSLSREIFLQTPKLHEEAALALGATRWEMIRMAVLPFGRPGIVSAIMLGLGRALGETMAVALVLSSGVLTASLIQSGNQTIAAEIALNFPEASGLKVNTLIAAGLVLFVITLGVNMIARWIITKHKEFSGAN; from the coding sequence GTGACCACCAACTCCCTGACAACCTCCCAAGGCGCAGGCCGCGCCGGGGACAAGGTTTTCTCCGGGGCCGCCTTGGCCGCAGGGTGCCTGATTCTTGCGGTTCTCTTCGGAGTCGCCCTGTTCCTCGTGGTGCAGGCAATCCCCGCGCTCGTCGCGCCGCCTGAGGACATCCAAGGCGGCCACGGCTTCTTCGCCTACATCGCCCCGATCGTGGTGGGCACGCTCATCGCTGCCCTGATCGCGCTCGTCATCGCCACGCCCGTCGCGATTGGCGTGGCACTGTTCATCTCGCACTACGCCCCGCGCCGGTTGGCCTCGGGGCTTGGCTACGTTGTGGACCTGCTGGCCGCCATCCCCTCCGTTGTCTACGGTGCTTGGGGTGCCGCGTTCCTGGCCAAGGAAATCTCCCCGGCCTACGACTGGCTCGCAAACAACCTGGGCTGGATCCCCATTTTCCAGGGCCCGGCATCGGCCACCGGCAAGACCATCCTGACCGCCGGCATCGTCCTGTCCGTCATGGTCCTGCCCATCATCACCTCCCTGTCGCGCGAAATCTTCCTGCAGACCCCCAAGCTGCACGAGGAAGCTGCGCTCGCATTGGGAGCCACCCGCTGGGAAATGATCCGAATGGCTGTTCTTCCGTTCGGCCGTCCGGGAATCGTGAGCGCCATCATGCTGGGCTTGGGCCGTGCCCTTGGCGAGACCATGGCCGTTGCGCTGGTGCTTTCCTCTGGAGTCCTGACTGCGAGCCTCATCCAGTCGGGCAACCAGACCATCGCCGCCGAAATCGCCTTGAACTTCCCGGAAGCCAGTGGACTCAAGGTCAACACGTTGATCGCCGCAGGCCTGGTGCTGTTCGTCATCACCCTTGGCGTGAACATGATTGCCCGCTGGATCATCACCAAGCACAAAGAATTCTCGGGAGCCAACTAA
- the radA gene encoding DNA repair protein RadA, whose protein sequence is MASKTSRASKTPAYKCAECGWTAIKWVGRCGECQAWGTVEEFGATVARTTAAATVLEPARRIAEVDGTTAAFLPTGVDELDRVLGGGLVPGAVILLAGEPGVGKSTLLLDVAAKFARTGQDVLYITGEESAAQVKLRAERIDAVAHTLYLSAETDLGQALGQVEKLEPKLLIVDSVQTLSSADVEGSAGGVSQVREVAASIIAAAKRRNMTTLLVGHVTKDGTIAGPRLLEHLVDVVCQFEGERHSRLRLLRAVKNRYGATDDVGCFDLNEAGIEGLADPSGLFVSRTREPVSGTCITVTMEGRRPLLAEVQSLLAESANAQPRRATSGLESSRVAMLLAVLQQRAGCMLHKDDSYVATVGGVKLSEPATDLAVALAVASAKSRKALPQRLIAFGEVGLAGEVRPVPGINQRIQEAHRLGFTHAIVPASPAGAGVIPEGFSVREVGHLAEALELLIT, encoded by the coding sequence ATGGCTTCCAAGACCTCCCGCGCATCCAAGACACCCGCTTACAAGTGCGCCGAATGCGGCTGGACGGCCATCAAGTGGGTGGGCAGGTGCGGTGAGTGCCAGGCGTGGGGAACTGTTGAAGAGTTCGGCGCCACAGTCGCGCGTACGACGGCGGCCGCCACAGTTTTGGAGCCGGCCCGCCGTATCGCTGAGGTAGATGGCACTACCGCGGCGTTCCTGCCCACCGGCGTCGACGAACTCGACCGCGTTCTGGGAGGAGGGCTCGTTCCCGGTGCCGTCATCCTGCTCGCTGGGGAACCCGGCGTCGGGAAGTCCACGCTGCTGCTGGACGTCGCCGCGAAGTTCGCGCGCACCGGGCAGGACGTCCTATACATCACCGGTGAGGAATCCGCCGCGCAGGTGAAACTGCGCGCGGAGCGGATCGACGCCGTCGCCCATACTCTTTATCTTTCGGCGGAAACGGATCTGGGGCAGGCGCTGGGCCAAGTGGAGAAGCTTGAGCCAAAGCTGCTGATCGTGGACTCTGTGCAGACGCTCAGCAGTGCCGACGTCGAAGGAAGCGCCGGTGGCGTCTCCCAGGTGCGGGAAGTAGCTGCATCGATCATCGCTGCGGCCAAGCGGCGGAACATGACCACCCTGTTGGTGGGGCATGTGACCAAGGACGGCACCATCGCTGGGCCTCGCCTCCTGGAACACTTGGTGGACGTCGTGTGTCAGTTTGAAGGCGAGCGCCATTCGCGGCTAAGGCTGCTCCGGGCCGTCAAGAACCGGTACGGCGCCACGGACGACGTCGGCTGCTTCGACCTGAACGAGGCCGGCATTGAAGGCCTGGCCGATCCCAGTGGGCTGTTTGTGTCGCGAACCCGGGAGCCCGTCTCAGGCACGTGCATCACGGTGACCATGGAAGGCCGCCGCCCGTTGCTCGCTGAGGTCCAGTCGCTGCTCGCCGAGAGCGCCAATGCCCAACCCCGGCGGGCTACCAGCGGGCTGGAGAGCTCCCGTGTGGCCATGTTGCTGGCAGTCCTTCAGCAGCGCGCGGGGTGCATGCTTCACAAGGACGATTCCTATGTGGCTACTGTCGGTGGCGTAAAGCTCAGCGAACCGGCCACGGACCTGGCCGTTGCTTTGGCCGTGGCCTCGGCAAAATCGCGGAAGGCACTCCCCCAACGGCTCATTGCCTTCGGTGAAGTTGGGCTGGCAGGCGAGGTCCGCCCCGTCCCGGGCATTAACCAACGCATCCAAGAGGCACACCGCCTGGGCTTCACGCACGCCATTGTTCCTGCCAGTCCGGCCGGTGCGGGCGTTATCCCGGAGGGCTTCTCCGTGCGCGAAGTGGGGCATCTTGCAGAGGCACTGGAGCTGCTGATCACGTAG
- a CDS encoding inorganic phosphate transporter, with product MTVAFLILVVGLASGFAFLNGFRDVSNAVALSTRTRALTPSVAVLLAAVFNFLGAMLSGSFVLAFTQSWIKLPNGISGLTMLTSALAAAIIWGIYAWWRGIPLSSTHSLVGGLIGAGGASVLVGGNSINGVDNVLLTQVALPLVLSPVIAFLAAYLLVWPVTWAARYTQPNVINRRFRRAQAVSAAAVAFGHGLQDGQRTAAVLLLALVAAGLSSGGELPLWILLLTAIMLTAGTMFGGWRISHTLGYKLIRVDPLRGFVAQTLTSVMLFIGAIGLQLPLSTTHTLTASVLGAGTHQRFATTNRRLVRRILLFWVATPLVTAAMAFILELAFSPLSDL from the coding sequence GTGACCGTTGCATTCCTGATCCTCGTGGTGGGTTTGGCTTCAGGGTTCGCGTTCCTCAACGGCTTCCGTGACGTCTCCAATGCCGTAGCACTTTCCACAAGGACACGGGCCCTCACGCCGTCCGTGGCTGTGCTCCTTGCAGCTGTTTTCAACTTCCTTGGCGCCATGCTCAGCGGCAGCTTCGTCCTTGCGTTTACCCAGTCCTGGATCAAACTGCCCAACGGCATTAGCGGGCTCACAATGCTGACCTCTGCCCTCGCCGCCGCCATCATCTGGGGCATCTACGCATGGTGGCGGGGCATTCCTTTATCCTCCACCCACTCACTTGTGGGCGGATTAATCGGCGCCGGCGGTGCGAGCGTACTGGTTGGTGGGAATTCGATCAACGGCGTGGACAACGTCCTCCTTACCCAGGTGGCTTTGCCTTTGGTCCTCTCCCCAGTGATCGCATTCCTGGCGGCCTACTTGCTCGTGTGGCCGGTGACGTGGGCGGCACGCTATACGCAGCCGAATGTCATCAACAGGCGTTTTCGCCGTGCGCAGGCCGTTTCTGCCGCAGCCGTGGCGTTCGGCCATGGCCTCCAGGATGGGCAGCGTACTGCCGCCGTCCTCCTGCTGGCCTTGGTAGCGGCCGGGTTGTCCAGCGGGGGCGAGTTGCCCCTTTGGATTCTGCTTCTGACGGCGATCATGCTCACAGCGGGCACCATGTTTGGTGGCTGGAGGATCTCGCACACCCTGGGTTACAAGTTGATCCGCGTGGACCCTCTTCGAGGGTTCGTGGCGCAAACCCTGACGTCCGTGATGCTCTTCATCGGAGCAATCGGACTCCAGTTACCGCTGTCCACAACCCACACGCTGACCGCGTCCGTGCTGGGAGCGGGCACCCACCAGCGTTTCGCCACCACCAACAGGCGCCTTGTGCGGAGGATTCTCCTGTTCTGGGTGGCCACGCCTCTCGTTACAGCCGCCATGGCTTTCATCCTGGAGTTGGCGTTCTCGCCCCTCTCGGACCTGTAA
- the pstB gene encoding phosphate ABC transporter ATP-binding protein PstB, with protein sequence MSKRIDVKDLNVYYGSFLAVEDVNINIEAKSVTAFIGPSGCGKSTFLRTLNRMHEVLPGARIEGEVLLDGDNLYAPGVDPVTVRTQVGMVFQRPNPFPTMSIRDNVLAGVKLNNKKISKGEADALVEKSLVGANLWNEVKDRLNKPGSGLSGGQQQRLCIARAIAVEPQVILMDEPCSALDPISTLAVEDLINELKDQYTVVIVTHNMQQAARVSDKTAFFNIAGTGKPGKLIEFADTTSIFNNPTQKATEDYVSGRFG encoded by the coding sequence ATGTCCAAGCGCATCGACGTCAAAGACTTGAATGTCTACTACGGCAGCTTCCTGGCTGTCGAGGACGTCAACATCAACATTGAAGCCAAATCCGTCACGGCCTTCATCGGTCCGTCCGGTTGTGGCAAGTCCACCTTCCTCCGCACTCTCAACCGCATGCACGAGGTCCTTCCCGGCGCACGCATTGAAGGTGAGGTCCTGCTGGATGGCGACAACCTCTACGCCCCCGGCGTTGACCCCGTTACTGTTCGGACCCAGGTTGGCATGGTCTTCCAGCGCCCCAACCCGTTCCCCACCATGTCCATCCGGGACAATGTTCTGGCCGGCGTGAAGCTGAACAACAAGAAGATCTCCAAGGGCGAAGCCGATGCCCTGGTGGAGAAGTCCTTGGTCGGAGCCAACCTGTGGAATGAGGTCAAGGACCGCTTGAATAAGCCAGGTTCCGGCCTTTCCGGTGGCCAGCAGCAGCGTCTGTGCATCGCCCGTGCAATCGCCGTGGAACCGCAGGTGATCCTCATGGACGAGCCCTGCTCCGCGCTGGACCCCATCTCCACGCTGGCTGTTGAGGACCTCATCAATGAGCTCAAGGACCAGTACACCGTGGTGATCGTGACCCACAATATGCAGCAGGCGGCCCGCGTGTCCGACAAGACTGCGTTCTTCAACATCGCCGGCACCGGAAAGCCCGGAAAGCTCATCGAGTTCGCGGACACCACCAGTATCTTCAACAACCCCACCCAGAAGGCCACGGAAGACTACGTCTCCGGCCGCTTCGGATAA
- the pstS gene encoding phosphate ABC transporter substrate-binding protein PstS, translating into MKATRFGRNAAIAVIAAGALALTACGSDNATGTAAGTQSAASGTKVTGTLTGIGASSTGAAMDAWKAGFATANQGATVQYSPDGSGAGRKAIIDGSAQFAGSDAYLKDEELESSKAKCGPEGAINIPVYISPIAVAFNVPGVTDLKLDAATVAKIFRGEIANWNDPAIAALNAGVTLPDLKVTPVNRSDDSGTTTNFTDYLAAAAPEVWTDKAAGIWPATLKGENAKGTSGVVKTVTDTPGAVTYADDSAVSGKLGTASIKVGEEFVKISADAASKAVEAGKPVDGRAANDVAIKLDRKTTASGAYPVVLVSYHVVCTTYPTKDVADLVKAFESYVVSDEGQKTAADAAKSAPLSKTLQDKAKAAIETIKAKA; encoded by the coding sequence GTGAAGGCAACTCGCTTCGGCCGCAACGCGGCAATCGCGGTCATCGCAGCTGGCGCTCTCGCGCTTACCGCTTGCGGTTCAGACAACGCAACCGGCACCGCCGCTGGCACCCAGTCGGCAGCATCAGGCACCAAGGTCACCGGCACACTGACCGGCATCGGTGCTTCCTCCACCGGCGCAGCCATGGACGCCTGGAAGGCCGGCTTCGCAACAGCCAACCAGGGCGCAACCGTGCAGTACTCCCCGGACGGTTCCGGCGCAGGCCGCAAGGCCATCATCGATGGTTCGGCACAGTTCGCAGGCTCGGACGCGTACCTGAAGGACGAAGAGCTCGAGAGCTCCAAGGCCAAGTGCGGCCCCGAAGGCGCCATCAACATCCCGGTCTACATTTCGCCGATCGCCGTCGCCTTCAACGTTCCGGGCGTCACGGACCTGAAGCTCGACGCCGCAACGGTCGCCAAGATTTTCCGCGGCGAAATCGCCAACTGGAACGACCCCGCAATCGCCGCCCTGAACGCTGGCGTTACCCTGCCGGACCTCAAGGTCACGCCGGTGAACCGCTCTGACGACTCCGGAACCACCACCAACTTCACCGACTACCTCGCAGCTGCTGCTCCTGAGGTCTGGACGGACAAGGCCGCAGGCATCTGGCCGGCAACCCTGAAGGGCGAGAACGCCAAGGGCACCTCCGGCGTGGTCAAGACCGTCACCGACACCCCGGGCGCCGTGACCTATGCCGACGATTCCGCTGTCTCCGGCAAGCTGGGCACCGCTTCCATCAAGGTTGGCGAGGAATTCGTCAAGATCTCCGCTGATGCCGCTTCCAAGGCTGTCGAAGCCGGCAAGCCCGTTGATGGCCGCGCGGCCAACGATGTTGCCATCAAGCTGGACCGCAAGACCACCGCATCGGGCGCCTACCCGGTAGTGCTCGTTTCCTACCACGTTGTGTGCACCACGTACCCGACCAAGGACGTTGCTGACCTGGTCAAGGCCTTCGAAAGCTACGTAGTTTCCGACGAAGGACAGAAGACCGCCGCTGACGCTGCCAAGTCCGCACCGCTCTCCAAGACTCTGCAGGACAAGGCCAAGGCCGCCATCGAAACCATCAAGGCCAAGGCCTAA
- the pstA gene encoding phosphate ABC transporter permease PstA, whose protein sequence is MTATVVRKRSALTKGQLPKFAPYIVLAVALIVGAAILALIGFNAFGWGLVSAILFTIGLVSWSAAVEGARKAKDKLATCLIVGAFLIALLPLISVIWTVLVNGIPGLVTPGFLGTSMNGVTGAFDNKAAEEGGKVLGGIYHALLGTLQITLLATVISVPVGLLTAIYLVEYGNDRPLARAITFFVDVMTGIPSIVAGLFAAAFFFAVVGPGTKTGAVAAVALSVLMIPVVVRSSEEMLKIVPNELREASYALGVRKWRTITKVVIPTAISGIASGVTLAIARVIGETAPILVTAGFATTINNNVFGGWMASLPTFIYTQILNPTSPSNPGPSDQRAWGAALVLIILVMLLNLGARLIARLFAPKKGR, encoded by the coding sequence ATGACCGCCACCGTAGTCCGCAAGCGTTCGGCGCTCACCAAGGGCCAGCTGCCCAAGTTCGCGCCCTACATCGTCCTGGCAGTTGCACTGATCGTGGGCGCAGCCATCCTGGCCCTCATCGGTTTCAACGCCTTCGGCTGGGGACTTGTCTCCGCGATCCTCTTCACCATTGGCCTGGTCTCCTGGAGCGCTGCTGTTGAAGGTGCCCGAAAGGCAAAGGACAAGCTGGCCACGTGCCTGATTGTCGGGGCTTTCCTGATTGCCCTCCTGCCGTTGATCTCCGTCATCTGGACTGTGTTGGTGAACGGCATTCCCGGCCTGGTAACTCCCGGATTCCTGGGTACGTCCATGAACGGCGTCACCGGTGCCTTCGACAACAAAGCTGCGGAAGAAGGCGGCAAAGTCCTCGGCGGCATCTACCACGCACTGCTGGGCACCCTCCAGATCACGCTCCTTGCCACGGTCATCTCCGTGCCGGTCGGCCTTCTCACCGCGATCTACCTGGTGGAATACGGCAATGATCGCCCGCTGGCCCGCGCCATCACGTTCTTCGTGGATGTCATGACAGGCATTCCCTCCATCGTGGCCGGCCTCTTCGCGGCAGCGTTCTTCTTCGCGGTTGTCGGCCCCGGCACAAAGACCGGTGCGGTAGCCGCCGTCGCGCTTTCCGTACTGATGATCCCGGTAGTTGTTCGCTCCAGCGAGGAAATGCTCAAGATCGTCCCGAACGAGCTCCGCGAGGCCTCGTACGCGCTCGGCGTGCGTAAATGGCGCACCATCACCAAGGTGGTTATCCCGACGGCGATCTCAGGCATTGCGTCCGGCGTCACTTTGGCGATCGCCCGGGTAATCGGCGAGACCGCCCCGATCCTGGTCACTGCAGGCTTCGCCACCACCATCAACAACAACGTGTTTGGCGGTTGGATGGCCTCGTTGCCGACGTTCATCTACACCCAGATCCTGAACCCGACGTCGCCGTCCAACCCCGGTCCTTCTGACCAGCGGGCTTGGGGCGCCGCTCTGGTGCTGATCATCCTGGTGATGCTCCTGAACCTCGGAGCGCGCCTCATTGCCCGTCTGTTCGCTCCCAAAAAGGGACGCTAG
- a CDS encoding GAF and ANTAR domain-containing protein, which produces MTKKHLPLDELSAAVGRILGLLLTEEKVDRAVQNLSKAIQESVPGTLGAGVSILDAQGRRTSAGFTDPVVEQADILQYELGQGPCLTAWASEETVIAQDIGTDPRWPEWSATVSGLPIKSVVSAPLLADGHSMGAMKVYAAQPFSYDDTTASLMELFSSPAATLLSHIQSAETPRRISEGLQSALYSRDVVNRACGILMERHKIPHPDALQILMGYARDQRSTLQEASAELVAGTPADPR; this is translated from the coding sequence ATGACCAAGAAGCATCTTCCTCTGGATGAGTTGTCTGCTGCCGTCGGTCGGATTCTGGGTCTTCTCCTGACCGAAGAGAAAGTGGACCGTGCCGTCCAGAACCTCTCCAAGGCCATTCAGGAGTCGGTGCCCGGCACCCTCGGAGCGGGGGTTTCCATCCTGGATGCCCAAGGCCGCCGCACGAGTGCGGGGTTTACCGACCCGGTAGTGGAGCAGGCGGACATCCTGCAATACGAGTTAGGCCAAGGGCCGTGCCTCACAGCGTGGGCTTCGGAAGAAACTGTGATCGCCCAGGATATCGGCACTGACCCCCGCTGGCCGGAGTGGTCGGCCACCGTCAGTGGCCTGCCCATCAAGTCGGTGGTCAGCGCACCCCTGTTGGCCGACGGGCACAGCATGGGTGCCATGAAGGTTTATGCCGCCCAACCCTTTTCTTATGACGACACCACGGCGTCCCTCATGGAGCTTTTTTCGTCCCCGGCCGCAACGCTCCTATCCCATATCCAAAGCGCTGAAACGCCCAGGCGCATCAGCGAGGGCCTGCAATCCGCCCTCTACAGCAGGGATGTGGTCAACCGTGCCTGCGGGATACTCATGGAACGCCACAAAATCCCGCACCCAGATGCCCTGCAGATATTGATGGGATACGCGCGCGATCAACGCAGTACGTTGCAGGAAGCCAGCGCCGAGCTCGTAGCCGGAACACCGGCCGATCCGCGATAG
- a CDS encoding FUSC family protein, which produces MAAAKGFSASKRFLRARVRTGLVRSRNSLTPAIQMTVCAVGAYAFAEYVLGHQGPLFAATSSLIALGFSRDPRLRRVVEVGLGCTLGIVVGDLLLHWLGAGILQAAVVLLFSILLARFLDSGTIFTTQLGLQSLLVVLLPAPAGGPFTRSLDAVVGGVFALLVTILVPKDPRREPRKDVQKILHELAEVLRECAKAMVESDSTIAWHALIRGRNCQPLVDRMRQTLRASGEVATLAPAHRRHRDELAGLEHSLEYIDLALRNSRVFARRLTSAINHAALSDEAIESISEVLQETAAAIDELTIGLAEQSEGTRRVHIRHARNELTDIASRLHPKMLDVQKLEGETVVMLFRPLMVDLLEASGLESDEARAVLPAL; this is translated from the coding sequence ATGGCTGCCGCGAAGGGATTTTCTGCAAGCAAGAGGTTCCTGCGTGCCAGAGTCCGGACAGGTTTGGTACGGAGCCGGAACTCCCTGACGCCAGCTATTCAAATGACGGTGTGTGCCGTTGGCGCCTACGCTTTCGCGGAATACGTCCTGGGCCACCAAGGGCCTTTGTTCGCAGCGACTTCTTCGTTGATTGCCCTGGGCTTCTCCCGCGATCCGCGCTTGCGTCGTGTTGTGGAGGTTGGTCTGGGCTGCACGCTTGGCATCGTGGTGGGCGACCTCCTGCTCCACTGGCTGGGCGCTGGGATCCTGCAGGCCGCCGTCGTGCTTCTTTTCTCTATCCTGCTGGCAAGGTTCCTGGACAGCGGCACGATCTTTACCACCCAGCTGGGGCTCCAATCGCTGTTGGTGGTGCTGCTGCCGGCCCCGGCAGGCGGGCCGTTCACGCGAAGCCTGGATGCCGTGGTGGGCGGGGTGTTCGCGTTGCTGGTGACTATTTTGGTGCCAAAGGATCCACGCCGGGAGCCGCGAAAAGACGTCCAGAAGATCCTGCACGAACTCGCCGAAGTACTGCGTGAGTGCGCCAAGGCCATGGTCGAAAGCGACTCGACCATCGCCTGGCATGCCCTGATTCGGGGGCGTAATTGCCAGCCTTTGGTGGACCGGATGCGGCAGACCCTGCGGGCCTCGGGAGAAGTAGCGACGCTGGCTCCTGCACATCGCAGGCACCGCGATGAGCTTGCTGGTCTGGAGCACTCATTGGAATACATCGACCTCGCGCTCCGTAACAGCCGGGTTTTTGCCCGCAGGCTCACCAGCGCAATCAACCATGCTGCGTTGTCCGACGAAGCAATTGAAAGCATCTCCGAGGTGCTGCAGGAAACTGCCGCTGCCATCGATGAGCTGACCATCGGTTTGGCGGAGCAGAGCGAGGGAACACGCCGCGTCCACATACGGCACGCCCGTAATGAGCTGACAGACATCGCCTCGCGCCTGCACCCCAAAATGCTGGACGTTCAGAAACTTGAGGGCGAAACCGTGGTGATGCTGTTCCGGCCGCTCATGGTGGACCTGTTGGAGGCGAGCGGACTGGAATCCGACGAGGCACGGGCCGTGCTGCCGGCTCTGTAG